One Salvia splendens isolate huo1 chromosome 12, SspV2, whole genome shotgun sequence genomic window carries:
- the LOC121758298 gene encoding gamma-glutamyl peptidase 5-like, with amino-acid sequence MGGQKFAVLLCAEDSDYVKKLYGGYYGVFVRMLKEEGESWDVFRVARGDFPADDQIGDYDGFVITGSCNDAHGNDLWICKLLALLNKLDAMKKKVLGICFGHQIMARALGGKIGRARGGWDIGITQVQLYPSKIFTSLDIPSSLSVIECHRDEVWSLPPEAEVLAWSERTGVEMFRSGDHIMGIQGHPEYTKDILLHLIDRLSSRQLIEESLAEEGKSRLEKSEPDRDVWWKLCTSFLKGRL; translated from the exons atgggAGGCCAGAAATTCGCCGTCCTCCTCTGCGCCGAGGATTCTGACTACGTGAAAAAACTCTACGGCGGCTACTACGGTGTGTTCGTGCGAATGCTCAAGGAGGAAGGCGAGAGCTGGGACGTTTTCAGGGTGGCGAGGGGCGATTTTCCCGCCGACGATCAGATCGGCGATTACGACGGCTTCGTCATCACCGGGAGCTGCAATGACGCCCACGGCAACGACCTATGGATCTGCAAGCTCCTGGCTCTGCTCAACAAGCTCGACGCCATGAAGAAGAAGGTGCTCGGCATCTGCTTCGGTCATCAg ATAATGGCACGAGCTCTTGGAGGAAAGATTGGAAGAGCAAGAGGAGGATGGGACATTGGAATCACACAAGTTCAACTCTATCCATCAAAAATATTCACTTCTCTTGATATACCTTCTTCGCTTTCCGTCATCGAATGCCATCGGGATGAG GTATGGTCTCTCCCGCCGGAGGCTGAGGTGCTAGCATGGTCGGAGAGGACCGGAGTCGAGATGTTTAGGAGTGGAGATCACATCATGGGCATCCAAGGCCACCCCGAATACACAAAGGACATCCTCTTGCACCTTATCGACCGCCTCTCCAGCCGCCAACTCATCGAG GAGTCTCTAGCCGAGGAGGGTAAGTCGAGGCTGGAGAAGAGTGAACCTGAC